The DNA window AAGAAGTACTCGTTTCTATTGTCTGTTTTTTTGTATATATTCTTAAATCATTTAAATCAGTCGGAATACGAAATTAATCCATAAAAACTTCTGCTTGCTTCGAAGCTTCAATCATCCATTTCTCTATGGCTGGGCATATTAATATTAAGTAGTGTTCCTTTGAATTATGCCTTTTATATATTATATTATCACTATTATATATTTCGATATTGAAATTATTAAAATAAGATTTTGGGTGAACTCCTTTATCTAGGGCTATTATTGCAAGAGCGATACTATTTTCATATTTGGCGATATTTTTTCTCGTGCTATAATCATCTTTGTTTATTACGATGTTTTCAACTTTAGTTTTGCCATGTTGCTTGTTTGTAGAAAACCTTGGAATATCTCCCAAAATCTCAATAACAACCCTATCTGCAAAACATTCAGGTATAACTGGGATTGAGAAATTAAACATGTTTTTGAAACAAAGAATTATAATTCATAAAAACATCTGTTCCATTATTTATAACATTTGCTATTTCTTCAGAATTAAGGTTTTTTATTTTCATAAAATCGTTTCCTGGGTCATTATAACAAACATGCAATGCTACAGAATCTGAACTTGCATAGCTTTCATCGAATAATTCATTTATTAAATAGGGTGAATGGGTAACTATAAAATATTGATTCGTTTTTTCAGCCAATATTTGAGTGGCTAATTTTACAATATATGGTGAATAGGAATGTGCTTCAGGCTCTTCAAATAAAATTATACTATCTCTGTTAGATAATATAGCGGCTATATGAAAAATTATTCTCCTAAGCGTATCTGCCATTAGTTCATATGGCATTTTTCTATATGAACCGCTAATGTACTTTTGTATTTCAATATCATTTTCAGTATTTACTAAGTTTAAATTATATTGTTTAAAATATTCGCCAGCTATTTCACTTATTTCAGGATTGTTTTGGATAATAGTGGGTAGGTTTCTCCCATGTGGAATATC is part of the Bacteroidota bacterium genome and encodes:
- a CDS encoding AAA family ATPase; this translates as MKKYIVILFFYLTNPKQGNGQTISNMVPDSSKLDYDKTFSDFLQNLDSEELQYIQSSGKEGKKYLKYYDQLMNEGRRSIKQNLPLNTATEITLKNYKYKEQIKYDSPFVSFLDIPHGRNLPTIIQNNPEISEIAGEYFKQYNLNLVNTENDIEIQKYISGSYRKMPYELMADTLRRIIFHIAAILSNRDSIILFEEPEAHSYSPYIVKLATQILAEKTNQYFIVTHSPYLINELFDESYASSDSVALHVCYNDPGNDFMKIKNLNSEEIANVINNGTDVFMNYNSLFQKHV